A region from the Branchiostoma lanceolatum isolate klBraLanc5 chromosome 2, klBraLanc5.hap2, whole genome shotgun sequence genome encodes:
- the LOC136427054 gene encoding polycystin-1-like protein 2 encodes MAERLRRELTPDGRGIRIDSDGLSLRVQRIRGKDLATLRLEGAGVNVAFPSAEKLFEGFVPKYVDAKLMSYHDNPFTWGNNSNVINSGVHDISLVPSSMSVGDIRDAEDDILIAIATNEDYPSNGLVHGVDSIGNGSVVHHVFNISDEDDAFVVQVTALNRSSRISVYGRRGGLAHSKNCEVCLTWRDWKPTVSRHGAPESQSVMIFVSGKNHTGKYSVGVEIAGVDDVYEDAVEDGVLVVDPADQSRLNGTQFYSLRVVRLSCRYWAEDAETWLPNGCRVHPTSTITETVCACNHMTAFGAGFVTAPNTIDLTTVFDKFADIGNNAGVLATVLTTLALYLIAVVYLRKVDKADMKKLIVHGLPDNRSTDTYYYKMTVYTSYGRGSQTKSNVAFSLLGEGGTTGVRVFKQDPVTFQAGGVDVFLLAVQGCLGDLHRLQIWHDNQGGDDRAWKLDKVIVRDLQSGETNSFLCNQWLSLDHGDGKINRILSASTEQDLSSVDLFTTKAAGAFRNEHIWLSTIFCPIGSQFSRVQRLSCGLCIIYTTMIANAMWYKTEDTLEQTNVVNLGIVSFTLHELYVSTMTSLCVLPVNVLLIQLFNRCKEKQQPAKNSVYVAEKEHIRSLLVKRRSSSQFLPHRFVYVAWSILVLASCVSAFFTILYSLEWGPEKANKWLKTFLMSFVQDVLVVQPVKILFLSALVSFLCKKVAVLSTREDSVRQQIDVEDSSQPEGGLFAWISRRAAMRVAKLQMQKAFSKHHQTDESQEEQRKKEETRRNTDNVIQEVVGFFLFVLVLLFVANGGTNMYSHHAYTTVAGLFQGKFDKIKTADDYWSWARDALIPGLFQEKHYNSDRLIWRRTLFISDTTSYRIGAARYKQIRIKPRPCGFNQRYPSLFLNQECNVGNTFSDEETRNFSPGWRPLSFSNSSDDFSKHSPWSYHLPGSGGELPVIGDIATYDSGGYVAGVGGDKDTALSVIADLNEADWIDRYTRAVVVEFTVYNANVNFFSSVSYTVEFLNMGGAVPSRSIRTYRLHRFVGTAGYIILAMHVLYVACFLYTLHREGKLMKEQGKRYCQQPWNLLEIVNILLSFSAIAVFAVDYTTSRNTLDNLLHHHGNNAWL; translated from the exons ATGGCGGAACGTCTGAGAAGAGAGTTGACACCAGATGGCCGAGGGATACGCATAGATTCCGACGGCCTTAGTCTGCGAGTACAGAGAATCCGTGGAAAGGATCTTGCAACTCTTCGGCTAGAAGGCGCAGGTGTGAACGTGGCCTTTCCGTCTGCTGAGAAACTGTTTGAAGGGTTCGTGCCCAAGTATGTTGACGCCAAG CTAATGAGTTACCATGACAACCCTTTCACCTGGGGAAACAACTCAAACGTCATCAACTCCGGTGTCCACGACATCTCTTTGGTACCATCGAGCATGTCCGTTGGGGACATACGGGACGCAGAAGATGACATCCTGATCGCCATCGCCACCAATGAAGATTACCCTTCTAACGGACTGGTACATGGAGTAGATTCCATCGGCAATGGGAGCGTGGTGCACCATGTGTTCAACATTTCAGACGAAGATGACGCTTTCGTGGTACAAGTTACCGCACTGAACAGGAGTTCCAGAATATCCGTGTACGGGAGAAGAGGTGGCTTGGCCCATAGTAAAAACTGTGAAGTATGTTTGACCTGGCGGGACTGGAAACCGACTGTCTCTCGTCACGGCGCTCCCGAGTCTCAGTCTGTCATGATCTTTGTGTCTGGAAAAAATCATACCGGAAAATACTCGGTCGGAGTAGAAATTGCTG GTGTGGACGATGTCTATGAAGATGCAGTCGAAGACGGCGTACTTGTTGTGGACCCCGCTGATCAGTCCCGCTTGAACGGGACCCAGTTCTACAGCCTGAGGGTTGTTCGTCTCAGCTGTCGTTATTGGGCGGAGGACGCAGAGACATGGCTACCCAATGGATGTAGA GTACACCCTACCTCCACAATCACTGAGACTGTCTGCGCCTGCAATCACATGACAGCATTCGGGGCTGGCTTCGTCACCGCACCAAACACGATCGACCTAACCACCGTGTTTGACAAGTTTGCTGACATAGGGAACAACGCAGGGGTCCTCGCTACAGTCCTGACGACTTTGGCCTTGTACTTGATCGCGGTCGTGTATCTAAGGAAAGTTGACAAAGCAGATATGAAGAAG TTGATTGTCCATGGCCTACCCGACAATCGGTCCACGGACACCTACTATTACAAGATGACAGTATACACCAGTTACGGCAGAGGGTCTCAAACAAAGTCTAACGTGGCCTTTTCATTGCTTGGAGAGGGAGGGACTACTGGAGTTAGGGTGTTCAAGCAAGATCCAGTG ACCTTTCAGGCTGGAGGAGTGGACGTCTTCTTGCTGGCTGTTCAGGGATGTCTGGGTGACCTTCATCGGCTTCAGATCTGGCACGACAACCAGGGGGGCGACGACAGGGCGTGGAAGTTGGATAAAGTCATCGTGCGAGATCTGCAATCAGGAGAAAC AAACAGCTTCCTGTGTAACCAGTGGCTGTCACTTGACCATGGGGACGGCAAGATCAACCGAATTCTTTCCGCTTCAACAGAGCAAGATTTGTCATCCGTCGATCTCTTCACCACAAAGGCCGCTGGCGCCTTTAGAAATGAGCACATCTGGCTATCAACAATATTCTGCCCCATTGGAAGTCAGTTTAGCAGGGTCCAACGCCTTTCCTGTGGGCTGTGCATCATTTACACCACCATGATTGCCAACGCCATGTGGTACAAGACAGAGGACACCTTGGAGCAGACGAACGTGGTGAATCTTGGGATAGTTTCGTTCACGCTTCATGAGTTATACGTCAGCACGATGACGTCATTATGTGTCCTGCCCGTCAACGTGCTCCTCATACAGCTCTTCAACCggtgcaaagaaaaacaacagccGGCCAAGAATTCCGTGTACGTCGCGGAGAAAGAACACATCAGGTCATTGCTGGTGAAAAGACGGTCTTCTTCCCAGTTTCTTCCTCACAGATTTGTGTATGTGGCTTGGTCAATCCTGGTCCTAGCCAGTTGCGTATCGGCGTTTTTTACCATCCTGTACAGCTTAGAATGGGGACCTGAGAAGGCAAACAAATGGCTGAAGACATTCTTGATGTCTTTCGTGCAAGATGTCCTTGTAGTTCAGCCTGTGAAG ATCCTGTTTCTCTCTGCTCTGGTGTCCTTTCTTTGCAAGAAAGTCGCGGTGTTGTCGACGCGCGAGGACTCCGTCAGACAACAGATTGACGTGGAGGATTCCAGCCAACCAGAAGGCGGTCTGTTCGCCTGGATATCTCGCCGTGCCGCTATGAGAG tGGCGAAACTACAGATGCAGAAGGCGTTCTCTAAGCATCACCAAACGGATGAATCGCAGGAAGAGCAGAGGAAAAAGGAAGAGACCAGGAGAAACACAGACAACGTGATACAGGAGGTTGTCGGGTTCTTCCTGTTCGTGTTGGTCCTGCTGTTCGTGGCTAACGGCGGAACAAACATGTACTCTCACCACGCGTACACCACTGTAGCAGGCCTCTTCCAAGGGAAGTTTGATAAG ATAAAAACGGCGGATGACTATTGGTCGTGGGCGCGCGATGCCCTGATTCCGGGCCTGTTCCAAGAGAAACATTACAACAGTGACAGGCTCATTTGGAGACGGACACTTTTTATCAGCGACACCACTTCTTACAGGATCGGGGCTGCACGCTACAAGCAGATACGGATCAAACCCA GACCCTGTGGCTTTAACCAGCGCTACCCCAGCCTGTTTTTGAACCAGGAATGCAACGTTGGGAACACCTTTTCAGACGAGGAAACGCGAAATTTTTCGCCCGGCTGGAGACCCCTCTCCTTCTCCAATTCGTCGGACGATTTCTCCAAGCATTCACCTTGGTCTTACCACCTCCCCGGCTCTGGCGGTGAACTTCCCGTGATTGGGGACATCGCCACGTACGACTCGGGTGGTTATGTAGCCGGAGTAGGTGGAGACAAAGACACCGCCCTCTCAGTTATCGCTGACCTGAATGAAGCTGACTGGATCGACCGTTATACACGCGCTGTGGTCGTCGAGTTCACGGTGTACAACGCGAATGTCAACTTCTTCAGCTCGGTGTCGTACACGGTGGAGTTCCTCAACATGGGAGGAGCGGTGCCGTCCCGATCTATTCGGACCTATCGCTTACACCGATTCGTGGGCACAGCTGGGTATATAATCCTGGCCATGCACGTCCTCTATGTGGCGTGTTTCCTGTACACGCTGCACAGGGAAGGAAAACTGATGAAGGAACAAGGGAAAAGGTACTGCCAACAGCCGTGGAACCTTCTCGAGATTGTCAACATTCTGCTTTCATTCAGCGCTATTGCAGTTTTTGCTGTAGACTACACAACGTCGAGGAACACTCTGGACAACCTACTTCATCACCACGGTAATAACGCATGGTTGTAA
- the LOC136428947 gene encoding polycystin-2-like protein 2, with amino-acid sequence MCVLMTSLRRMLPEVAGFAVYFTLLFLSFVQLGHLVLGLKIQEYSTITASGKSLFLCALGSFNFDEILSTSRILGPMFLYGYLCIIFIIIINILLAIINDALVVMRGYTPPPEHREILEELWRRVANFFGLTNSEIQEDDMLASERLEDCLSRLDLLARTMKERHIAENVMRMYRQAYELPTKQ; translated from the exons ATGTGTgtgttgatgacgtcactaAGGCGGATGTTGCCGGAGGTTGCGGGCTTTGCCGTCTACTTCACCCTCCTGTTTCTGTCGTTTGTGCAGCTGGGGCACTTGGTGTTAGGACTGAAAATACAG GAATACTCTACGATAACCGCTTCAGGGAAGAGTCTCTTTCTCTGCGCCCTGGGGAGTTTCAATTTCGATGAAATCTTGAGCACCAGTAGAATCCTCGGGCCCATGTTCCTGTACGGCTATCTAtgcatcatcttcatcatcatcatcaacatcctATTGGCCATCATTAACGATGCTCTTGTGGTCATGAGAGGGTACACGCCACCTCCCGAACATAGGGAGATTCTGGAAGAGTTGTGGAGGAGGGTTGCAAACTTCTTTGGCCTGACAAACTCTGAGATTCAGG AGGATGACATGCTGGCATCGGAACGACTGGAGGATTGCTTGTCTCGACTGGACCTTCTTGCGCGGACAATGAAGGAGAGACACATCGCAGAGAATGTGATGCGAATGTACCGCCAGGCTTACGAATTACCTACAAAACAATGA